atttgttctgattggtgcctcaggaaacccccatatgctgatattggaaaccaggcctctgaggagagatacctggaaaccaaagcaatggatccaattagggcctgggtgcctgtgaaagacccccttcctccttgttaaggtttgttttagcaacctattgtccccatagcctgatggcaacacattgtctgtggtcacccggtctgtcaaaaggagagacaaatgagaaatgaaatgtaccgggactttccagagtgctgtcccaaggaaccgccagaatgccctgaccccaacgcccaatcatgcctgaatcaaattgatcaattagactcctgtaaccatgcatatctgcctctgtaggatcgcttcccgccaccgcttcctgccagaacaaaccgttacagtgcctgacaatgcttgatttaggttaaccaatcagatccctgtaaccaagcatctacttctgtaaactcgcttcccgccaccccaacgttgccctatataatctgctccccaacttagcctggctcgctcagcccacaaaggctgatgcgtccacAGGCGCCTGTgtgaccaataaacctcttgcaatttgcatccagtggaggcgtgctgtttgattcttgggtgtggctccaggatctttcatttggaggtCCCACCAAGATTTCATGAAGTCCCACCCAAGACTCTAGCCGGTCCCCAccgggaggtaagctggccagtatccgtgtctctgtcatctgtgtctctgtctctctgattgtaTGTTATGTTCTTGTCTTTGTGTTCTTGCGCCACAACTGTACAACAACGTTGTTGATCTGTAGTAGGGGCAGGATTCAAAAGGAGTTGATGAACTCaacttctcccctgccaccccgaggGACGCCTCGGGGATCTGTAACACCTCGGGGGACGCCTCGGGGTGTCTGAAGAGGTCCATTATCTTGAGCCACCTGTCGGTCAGagaggatctcgcgttcctcctgaccATAACCCGTATTCTCGGTTTCTGAACCGAACCCGTACAgcaatttctatttttgtctcttgtgtCCAGACTGTCCTGTCGATGTCCTAAGTGTCTATATGTTCTTTGCATCAGTTATGAAGGTAACATTCTGTTTAGGAAAAAATGTCTGATCCGTTTGAATCTGAGGAATGCATGACTGTATGAATGTTTGTGGCTCCACCGCCTTTGGCTTCGGactctgagtgggctgcaccctgagtctcgcagagcgtcatatggcataacggtcatctactccatggagtagcctggtccggggtttatacggatagaccttagctaagacgctcctaagttcccgtgagggacacgagcaggacagcacctgaaaGGTCCCCCTTTCCCTTGTCTGCTACATCGTCCATAAAAATGGGGCAAACCATCGCCACCCCCTTGAGTCTCACATTAGATCACTGGAGAGACATGCAAATCTAAGCTAATAATCTGTCCATGgagatcaaaagaagaaaatggcaaaCACTCTGCACCTCTGAATGGCCCTCCTTTAATGTTGGATGGTCTAAAGAGGGGACCTTTAACATCACTATTCTCCTACAGGTCAAGGAGCAAATCTTCAGTCGGGGACCTCAAGACCATCCGGACCATGTCTCTTACATAGTAGTCTGGGAAAATCTCGTCGAGGACCCCCCCTCCCTGGGTTTCTCCTTTCACTCATCCAAAGCCCAAACCCCTTCCGGATTCTATCCCTTCCCCAACACCTTCCGCTCCCCCTGTTCCCCTTTGTCCTGCCAATCCTCCTAAGCCTCCTATTTCTTCCAACTTATACCCTGTAATAGATGATTCCACCTCTTCCCGGCGTCTTAAGCCAAAGAGGGTCCTTCATCCTGATGACTCCCCCTTAATAGGCCTCTTAACCGAGAACCCCCCTCCCTACCAGCTTCCCCCTCCACCAGCGCAAGCATCAAATTCCTCAGAATCTGAGGAAGAATCGAATAACCTGCCAGAGGAACGCCACCCCTTACCATCCCCAATGGCGGGAAGACTTAGGGGTCGCAAGGAACCTGCAAAGGAGGGGTCTTCCAAGCTCCTTCCCCTACGCCAAGGAGGGGGCCCAGGCAACCAATTCCAATACTGGCCCTTCTCGGCCTCAGACTTATATAACTGGAAGTCCCATAACCCTTCCTTCTCACAAGACCCTATAGCTTTGACCGCTCTGATCGAGTCCATTCTAATCACGCATCAACCCACTTGGGATGATTGCCAGCAGCTCTTGCAGACTCTTCTCACTACAGAGAAGAGACAAAAAGTTTATCTGGAAGCCAGAAAAAATGTTCCAGGAGACAATGGAAGACCTACCCAGCTCCCGAATGTGATTGATGCCGCCTTTCCCTTGACCCGTCCTGACTGGGATTTCAATACGGCTGAAGGTAGGACCCACCTAAATCTTTATCGCCAGTTACTCATAGCAGGCCTCCATAATGCAGGGCGCCGCCCTACCAATTTGGCTCAGGTAAGACAGGTTCCTCAGGGCTCCAAAGAATCTCTAACCGCTTTCTTAGAGAGACTTAGAGAGGCTTATCATAGATATACCCCCTTCGATCCTGATAGCCATGAACAGAGAGGAAATGTGTCCATGGCATTCATTTGGCAGTCAGCGCCAGACATTAGACATAAGTTACAGCGACTGGAGAATTTACAAGATTTCTCGTTACAAGATTTgttaaaggaggcagaaaaaaattataataaaagagaaactcaggaagaaaaggaagaaaggttaaggaaagaggctgaagaaaaggaagataagcGAGAGTGTAAGCGAAATAAGGAGCTTAGCAAAATCTTGGCCGCCGTAGTGCAAAGCAATCAAGGATCAGAAACAGGAGAGCTAGgcaaggaaggagacagaagaaagccTCGGGTAGCTTGGGACCAATGTGCCTATTGCAAAgagagaggacattgggccaaAAACTGCCCAAATAGACCCCATAACCCCAAGGAAAATAACAGGCAGAAAACAAGATTAATGGCCCTAGATAACGACTAGGGATGTCagggccaggagccccccccccgaGCCCAGGATAACCCTAACAGTCGGGGGGCAACCAATCACCTTTTTGGTAGATACCGGGgcacaacattctgtcttaacCAAAACCCCAGGACCATTAAGTAACCGGACGGCATGGGTTCAAGGGGCCACCGGAGGAAAACAATACCGTTGGACCATGGAAAGAAAAGTCCATTTGGCCTCAGGTAAAGTTTCTCATTCGTTCCTTCACGTACCTGACTGTCCCTATCCACTCCTGGGGAGAGATCTATTGACTAAGCTAAAGGCCCAGATTCATTTCGAATCAGATGGACCCACAGTGACCGGCCCCAACGGGACTCCATTGTACATACTCACTCTACAGTTAGAAGAGGAATATAGACTGCACGAAAAGCCCCCCCACCTCAGAGGGACATAAAATCCTGGCTCACATCTTATCCAAATGCCTGGGCAGAAACGGGAGGAATAGGACTAGCTTCCCAGCAGCCCCCCATTCACATACAGTTGAAGGCAACAGCCATCCCTGTCAGTGTTAGACAATATCCTATGTCTAGCGAGGCCCACCAAGGCATCAGACCACACATACGGCGGCTACTAGACCAAGGCATTttagccccatgtcagtctccctggAATACTCCTCTACTACCTGTCAAGAAACCTGGTACAGATGACTACCAGCAGGTCCAGGACCTAAGAGAGGTCAATAAACGAGTAGAGGACATCCACCCTACCGTGCCTAACCCTTACAACCTACTTAGCACCTTGCCTCCAACCCACTCCTGGTATACTGTCCTAGATCTAAAGGACGCTTTCTTCTGTTTAAGACTAAGTCCCCAGAGTCAACCCATTTTTGCATTCGAGTGGAAGGACCCAGAATTGGGGATTTCAGATCAGCTAACCTGGACAAGGCTACCACAAGGATTTAAGAACAGCCCCACGTTATTCGATGAGGCCCTCCACCAGGACCTAGCCGATTTCTGGGTAAGACACCCCTCCCTGATCTTACTCCAATATGTCGATGACATCTTACTGGAAGCAACAAATGAGGAGGACTGTCAAACAGGTACTGGGGACCTCCTACAAACACCTTGGCCAGTTGGGATATAGGGCATCCGCAAAGAAGGCTCAGATTTGTCAGACTAAGGTCACCTACCTGGGCTATGAATTGCATAACGGCCAGCGATGGCTAACGGCCGCAAGGAAAGAGACTATATCCAGCATTCCAACGCCCCAAACCCACAGGCAATTGCGGGAATTCCTAGGGACAGCGGGCTTTTGTAGGCTATGGATCCCTGGGTTTGCAGAAATAGCGGCCCCCATATACCCCTTGACCAAACAGGATACCCCTTTTGTCTGGACTGAACAACAACAGCAGGCATTCCATCATATTAAACAAGCTCTCCTCAAGTCCCCAGCGTTAGGCCTGCCGGACATAACTAAACCCTTTGACTTGTTTGTCGATGAAAAACAAGGGGTTGCTAAGGGGGATCTAACTCAAAGACTAGGGCCTTGGAGACGCCCTATCGCCTACCTCTCTAAGAAGTTAGACCCCGTAGCAGCAGGATGGCCACCATGCCTAAAAATGATAGCAGCCATAGCGGTCCTAGTCAAGGATACAACCAAACTAACTAGCCTGTAACAATCCTGGCTCCACACACAGTGGAATTTTTAATTCGCCAACCACCAGACCACTGGCTGTCTAATGCTCGCCTTACTCACTATCAGTCCCTCCCCCTGGACACAGACAGGATCCAGTTCGGACCTGTGGTGACTCTCAACCCCGCAACTCTCCTACCCACCCCTGGAGAGGCCCCCTTGCATGATTGTCACCAGATCCTTGCAGAAATGCATGGAACACGACCTGACCTAACCGACCAACCCATGAAGGATGCGGACCTAACCTGGTACACAGATGGCAGTAGCTACCTGCAGGATGGAGAACGACGGGCAGGAGCCGCCATCACGACCGACTCTCAAATTGTGTGGGCAAGTGCGTTACCAGGAGGCACTTCAGCCCAACAGGCTGAGCTAATCGCCTTAACCCAGGCCCTCCAACtggcagaaggtaagaaactCAATGTTTACACAGATAGCAGATACGCCTTTGCCACCACCCATATTCATGGGGAAATTTATCGGAGAAGGGGACTACTAACCTCCGAtgggaaagaagttaaaaataagactGAAATATTGGCCCTACTAAAGGCCTTATTTCTCCCCAAGAAGTTGAGCATAATGCATTGCCCAGGCCATCAAAAAGGAAGTAGCCCAGAGGCCAAAGGAAATCGCTTGGCCGATGAAACAGCCCGACGGGCAGCTTTAGGGCCTCAACTATTGACTGTCACCATCCTCACTGGAACAGAGGGAACCAATGAAGCCCCCATTTGGAATTATGAAGAAACCTATTTAGACATCATGCAGAGGTTGGGGGTCAATTACAACCCGACCCTGAACCAATGGGAATATCAAGGAAAAGCCATAATTCTCATTAAAATGGCAAAGGAACTAATAAATCACCTCCATCGGCTGACTCATCTAAgtgcaaacaaaatgaaatccttaaTGGATAGAGCCAATTTAGAAAACTATTTCCCCAAACGAAACTTCCTTCTTCGACAAGCGGCCGCAAATTGCAGAGTGTGTGCCCAAGTCATTCCTGGAAAAACTAGTATCGGACCAGGAGTCCTAGTACGCGGTCGCCGCCCTGGCACACATTGGGAAATTGACTTTACCGAGATTAAGCCTGGCATGTATGGATATAAATATCTCTTAGTTTTTCTAGACACTTTTTCAGGTTGGGCAGAGGCCTTCCCCACCAAGAAGGAGACTGCCAACATAGTTGCTAAGAAGTTACTGGAGGAGATTTTCCCAAGGTATGGAATGCCTGAGGTACTGGGGTCAGACAATGGACCTGCCTTTGTCTCCCAGGTAAGTCAGTCGGTGGCCAAACTTTTGGGGATCgattggaaattacattgtgcTTACAGACCCCAAAGTTCAGGACaggtagaaagaatgaatagaacCATCAAGGAGGCTCTATCTAAATTACTGCTTGAAACTGGCTCTAAAGATTGGGTCCAGCTCCTACCTTTAGCACTCTATAGGGCCAGAAACACTCCTGGCCCTCACGGTCTAACACCCTTCGAAATCCTCGATGGTGCTTCCCCTCCTGCTGTCGCGTTCTTTGAGGCAgatatctccactcactccccttccccctccatacAGGCCCATCTGCAAGCTTTGCAACAAGAAATCTGGAAACCCCTGGCAGCCGCCTACCAGGAAGAACTTAACATCCCGTCGCGACCCCATCCCTACAAAATTGGGGATACTGTCTGTGTCCGCAGGCATCGAGCCACAAATCTTTAACCCCGCTGGAAAGGACCTCACACGGTTCTCCTAACAACGCCCATGGCGCTAAAAGTTGACGGGATTGCAGCCTGGATCCACGCCTCCCATGTAAAGGCAGCACACCCGGACGGACAGACCGAACGTCATCAGAACTCGAAATGGACCGTCCAATGCTCCCCAAACCCACTAAAGATAAGACTTATTCGCCGTTAATCTTACTCTtttgcttattctctctcctttcccctgtaGACGGCACCAGCCCACATCTCTCCAAGCAATTAACCTGGCAGGTTCTCTCTCAAACGGGGAAAGTTATCTGGTCCAGTATGGCCCAACATACCCCTAACACATGGTGGCCTGCCCTGTATCCGGATCTCTGTAAATTGGCTAtggggttttgggacataggccAACACGATGATCCCCATAAGCCACCAACATCCCCTACGAGTAAAGGAATGTCGCCCCCTAACCAGGGATGTGGAAATGGACCACGACGCTACAAACTTAGTGCACCCCCCTTTTATGTCTGCCCCGTGCCAAGAAATAGTATTGCTAGCGGATGGGCCTATAAATGTGGAGGCCCTGATGACTTCTACTGCGCGGCCTGGGGATGTGAAACTACGGGTGATGTCTATTGGAAACCCACCTCgcattgggattttatcactgtTACAGCCAATTACTCCCATGAGATAAAAAAGTCCCTGGGGGCTCGTCCTGGGTACTGGGACTGAGCAAATGACggaaaacactgtaaaaatgcatggtgtcacccccttaagattaccttcacagagtctggaaagaaagcagttcactggacaaaagggtatagctggggccttagactctataaagaaaattaagatgagggactcatatttactataaaactctcaataaaatccCCCTCTGCCGCCATAGGGCCTAATCCGGTCCCGCCAGATCAGAGAGCCCCTAACCCTCATCCCAAAGGCCCTTGAATAACACCCGCCGTTCCCATCATTCCACCTAACGCCACCCCCGGCAATGCTTTCTCCTCGATATCACTGGTTTCAAACAGACCATCACCTGGTACCAGAGATCGACTCCTTAACCTGATAATAGGGGCGTATCAAGCTCTCAATTATTCTAATCCCCTTCTTGCTAAGGATTGTTGGCTCTGCCTAGTTTCGAGCCCCCCTTATTATGAGGGTATAGCTACAACCGCTAACTTCATCAATCATactttccccaccaccacctgtTCCTCTTCTCCTAGCCACAAGTTAACTCTCCCTGAAGTAACAGGTCAAGGACTATGTTTAGGCAAAATACCAACCTCCCATCAGACACTATGCAACATGACAACCACCATCACTCCTGGTAACTACTACTTAGAAGCCCCCAACAGAACCCACTGGGCATGTAATACCGGCCTGACTCCCTGTATCTCTGCCCAACTCCTAAATGCCACCGCAGATTACTGTGTATTAGTCCAACTATGGCCTAGAATCACCTACCACAGTTCGGAGACTATCCTCAACtactatgagaaacaaaatagatattgAAGAGAGCCCCTTACCTTAACATTAGATATATTACTAGGAGTTGGGGAAATAGCGGCAGGTATCGGAATGGGAACTTCTGCCCTACTCCAAAGCAACCAGCTTATGCATTTGCAGGCCGCCATGACTGCTGATTTagaagctatagaaaaatcaatcactgccttagaaaaatccataacctccctctctgaggtggTTCTGCAAAAAAGGAGGGAACTAGACTTATTGTTCTTAAGAGAAGGAGGATTATGCACAGCcctcaaggaagaatgctgtttttatgctgGTCATACTGGGATTGTTAGAGAAACCATGGataaactcagagagagactagcccaaagaaaaaaggattttgagtCCCACCAGGGCTGGTTTGAAGGTTGGTTTAATCGATCTCCTTGGTTCACCACATTACTGTCCACCATTTTAGGGCcccttattatacttttactaattctctcaatcggcccttgtatcttaaataaactcatacagttcatgaaagatcgcttgtcagtaatccagacaatggtgctgacacagcaatatcaactaattaaacagaccggctctcaagctgacttacttcatgaacaaagcgaatggatataggattctatccatgataaagaaaaaggggggaatgaaagacccccttcctccttgttaaggtttgttttagcaacctattgtccccatagcctgatggcagcacattgtctgtggtcacctggtctgtcaaaaggagagacaaatgagaaacgaaatgtaccgggactttccagagtgctgtcccggaaccgccagaacaccctgaccccaacgcccaatcatgcctgaatcaaattgatcaattagactcctgtaaccatgcatatctgcctcTGTAGGATCACTTCCCaccaccgcttcccgccagaacaaaccgttacagtgcctgacaatgcttgatttaggttaaccaatcagatccctgtaaccaagcatctgcttctgtaaactcgcttcccgccaccccaaccttgccctatataatctgctccccaacttagcccggcacgctcagcccacaaaggctgatgcgtccgcaggcgcctgtgtgaccaataaacctcttgcaatttgaatccagtggaggcgtgttgtttgattcttgggtgcggccCCAGGATCTTTCACCTGTATGTTTTAACcttcttctcttgggacatccttttacggtatgagtggaggtagatgctcagctggtgtcagacagccCCTGTCTGTACCAGGTGGCCTATACTTTTGGGTTGGActcggggatttggaggtttct
The genomic region above belongs to Neovison vison isolate M4711 chromosome 7, ASM_NN_V1, whole genome shotgun sequence and contains:
- the LOC122913424 gene encoding LOW QUALITY PROTEIN: uncharacterized protein LOC122913424 (The sequence of the model RefSeq protein was modified relative to this genomic sequence to represent the inferred CDS: inserted 2 bases in 2 codons; deleted 2 bases in 2 codons; substituted 1 base at 1 genomic stop codon); the protein is MAGRLRGRKEPAKEGSSKLLPLRQGGGPGNQFQYWPFSASDLYNWKSHNPSFSQDPIALTALIESILITHQPTWDDCQQLLQTLLTTEKRQKVYLEARKNVPGDNGRPTQLPNVIDAAFPLTRPDWDFNTAEGRTHLNLYRQLLIAGLHNAGRRPTNLAQVRQVPQGSKESLTAFLERLREAYHRYTPFDPDSHEQRGNVSMAFIWQSAPDIRHKLQRLENLQDFSLQDLLKEAEKNYNKRETQEEKEERLRKEAEEKEDKRECKRNKELSKILAAVVQSNQGSETGELGKEGDRRKPRVAWDQCAYCKERGHWAKNCPNRPHNPKENNRQKTRLMALDNDXGCQGQEPPPEPRITLTVGGQPITFLVDTGAQHSVLTKTPGPLSNRTAWVQGATGGKQYRWTMERKVHLASGKVSHSFLHVPDCPYPLLGRDLLTKLKAQIHFESDGPTVTGPNGTPLYILTLQLEEEYRLHEXAPPPQRDIKSWLTSYPNAWAETGGIGLASQQPPIHIQLKATAIPVSVRQYPMSSEAHQGIRPHIRRLLDQGILAPCQSPWNTPLLPVKKPGTDDYQQVQDLREVNKRVEDIHPTVPNPYNLLSTLPPTHSWYTVLDLKDAFFCLRLSPQSQPIFAFEWKDPELGISDQLTWTRLPQGFKNSPTLFDEALHQDLADFWVRHPSLILLQYVDDILLEATNEEDCQTGTGDLLKHLGQLGYRASAKKAQICQTKVTYLGYELHNGQRWLTAARKETISSIPTPQTHRQLREFLGTAGFCRLWIPGFAEIAAPIYPLTKQDTPFVWTEQQQQAFHHIKQALLKSPALGLPDITKPFDLFVDEKQGVAKGDLTQRLGPWRRPIAYLSKKLDPVAAGWPPCLKMIAAIAVLVKDTTKLTXPVTILAPHTVEFLIRQPPDHWLSNARLTHYQSLPLDTDRIQFGPVVTLNPATLLPTPGEAPLHDCHQILAEMHGTRPDLTDQPMKDADLTWYTDGSSYLQDGERRAGAAITTDSQIVWASALPGGTSAQQAELIALTQALQLAEGKKLNVYTDSRYAFATTHIHGEIYRRRGLLTSDGKEVKNKTEILALLKALFLPKKLSIMHCPGHQKGSSPEAKGNRLADETARRAALGPQLLTVTILTGTEGTNEAPIWNYEETYLDIMQRPICKLCNKKSGNPWQPPTRKNLTSRRDPIPTKLGILSVSAGIEPQIFNPAGKDLTRFS